A stretch of the Myxococcales bacterium genome encodes the following:
- a CDS encoding M48 family metallopeptidase, which yields MANAPQLDFPEFVSRRRQEHQSGESRASRRDYAYSVDHKMREQFERMKPVELAVAAALRTFGRVVKGQLLGSSVRVSDRQFPRLQKLVASCADTLSIPVPAVYIVNDPRLNAATYGTDDEAFIMIHSALVDHFTDEELLTVIGHECGHIHNRHVVYLTTLHVLTQVVGVVAQWAALPATLALRAWQRRAEITCDRAGMLCGKSEATAARALTKLALGSKRLYEEFNLEAFLEQHDETKENIGRYMEVFASHPWLPKRVLAMRTFGQSELFREATAQGTGGLSMSEVDDRVSSLLKWES from the coding sequence ATGGCCAACGCGCCCCAGCTCGATTTCCCTGAATTCGTCTCTCGTCGCCGCCAGGAGCACCAATCCGGCGAGAGCCGCGCGTCGCGGCGCGACTACGCCTACAGCGTCGACCACAAAATGCGCGAGCAGTTCGAGCGCATGAAGCCCGTGGAGCTCGCCGTCGCGGCAGCGCTCCGCACCTTTGGCCGCGTCGTGAAGGGCCAGCTCCTCGGCAGCTCGGTGCGCGTGTCTGACCGCCAGTTTCCACGCCTGCAAAAGCTCGTCGCGAGCTGCGCCGACACACTGTCGATCCCCGTTCCGGCCGTCTACATCGTCAACGATCCTCGCCTCAACGCCGCCACCTACGGCACTGACGACGAGGCCTTCATCATGATCCACTCGGCCCTCGTGGATCACTTCACCGACGAGGAGCTCCTCACCGTCATCGGCCACGAGTGCGGTCACATCCACAACCGCCACGTCGTGTACCTGACGACGCTCCACGTCCTTACGCAGGTCGTCGGCGTCGTCGCCCAGTGGGCGGCCTTGCCGGCTACGCTGGCGCTGCGCGCTTGGCAGCGGCGCGCGGAGATCACGTGCGATCGAGCCGGCATGTTGTGCGGCAAGAGCGAAGCCACCGCGGCGCGCGCCTTGACGAAGCTCGCGCTCGGCTCCAAGCGCCTCTACGAAGAATTCAATCTCGAGGCGTTCCTCGAGCAGCACGACGAGACGAAAGAGAACATCGGCCGCTACATGGAGGTCTTCGCCTCGCATCCGTGGCTGCCCAAGCGCGTCTTGGCCATGCGCACCTTCGGCCAGAGCGAGCTCTTTCGCGAGGCCACCGCCCAGGGCACGGGTGGCCTCTCGATGAGCGAGGTCGACGACCGTGTATCCTCGCTGCTCAAGTGGGAGTCGTGA
- a CDS encoding homoserine kinase, which translates to MAAFTSIARSELETFVAARDLRLVAFGAIPEGSVNSNFWVTAVGPLGLERRWFLRVFEEQGPEGARAEAAMLAALEKAGVPTPAPVAARNGEAIGVVAGKPAALFPWRAGHMRCQASVTAADLRQLGAALARVHHAPLATSGACVASERGPGRFRVQDLLVRLERVRGAADGELARLAGPLQSALEENASRRAKALPDGLVHGDLFRDNVLWNDDGSLSALLDFESAFTGPLVYDLAVCGLSWCYGDAFDVALLRALLDGYQRERSLTDDERQALYEETCFGALRFTVTRITDYAMRADAGPRVMKDYRRFLGRYEALTAWGGERFMAAVFNAS; encoded by the coding sequence GTGGCCGCGTTCACGAGCATCGCACGGTCTGAGCTTGAGACCTTCGTTGCGGCGCGCGACCTACGCCTCGTGGCGTTCGGGGCGATCCCGGAGGGGAGCGTCAACTCGAACTTCTGGGTGACTGCCGTGGGGCCTCTGGGCCTCGAGCGCCGGTGGTTTCTGCGCGTCTTCGAGGAGCAAGGGCCCGAGGGGGCGCGTGCCGAGGCCGCGATGCTGGCGGCGCTTGAGAAGGCCGGCGTCCCGACGCCAGCGCCCGTTGCGGCGCGCAATGGGGAGGCCATCGGCGTCGTGGCCGGTAAGCCCGCGGCGCTGTTCCCGTGGCGCGCTGGGCACATGCGGTGTCAGGCCAGCGTGACCGCCGCGGACCTCCGCCAGCTCGGGGCGGCGTTGGCGCGCGTGCATCATGCCCCGCTCGCGACGTCGGGAGCATGCGTCGCTTCCGAACGCGGTCCCGGTCGCTTTCGCGTTCAAGACCTCTTGGTGCGCCTCGAGCGCGTCCGGGGAGCGGCCGACGGTGAGCTCGCCAGGCTCGCAGGCCCGCTGCAGTCCGCCCTGGAGGAGAACGCGTCGCGTCGCGCCAAGGCGCTGCCCGATGGCCTTGTCCACGGCGATCTTTTTCGCGACAACGTCCTCTGGAACGACGACGGCAGCCTTTCGGCGCTCCTCGACTTTGAGAGCGCCTTCACGGGCCCGCTCGTCTACGACCTCGCTGTCTGCGGCCTGTCGTGGTGTTACGGCGACGCCTTCGATGTCGCGCTCTTGCGCGCCCTTCTGGACGGCTACCAGCGCGAGCGCTCGCTCACCGACGACGAGCGCCAGGCCCTCTACGAGGAGACATGTTTTGGCGCGCTCCGCTTCACCGTCACGCGCATCACCGACTACGCCATGCGCGCCGACGCGGGCCCCCGCGTCATGAAAGACTACCGGCGTTTCTTGGGTCGCTACGAAGCGCTGACCGCGTGGGGCGGCGAGCGCTTCATGGCGGCGGTCTTCAATGCATCGTGA
- a CDS encoding HupE/UreJ family protein, which translates to MRLACALIMMFAVLLVGRGAHAHKPSDARLTLTGDAPRMELRVDVALRDLDAIFHLDSDGDLAITWAEVLAKEGLIRRYVEERVTLHQGGTPCRLEGAAPLGTASHTDGAYAALSYSVTCASAAAVAVRYGLFFDRDALHRGLLRAKASDAPLIFSADAREQSLPSAGGGDDRAGFASAVREGVIHIAIGADHLLFVLALLLPVALRRKEGRTFGQAALDVAKLVTAFTLAHSVTLSLAALDFVRLPSRLVETSIAISVALTALDNFRREPSSRERWLLAFSLGLLHGFGFSSVLAELGLAPQSLAKTLVGFNVGVELGQLGFVLAVFPILYAVGHRPLLGRRVLPALSFAVALVGAAWAIERGFEVRILPSVGG; encoded by the coding sequence ATGAGGCTCGCCTGCGCGCTCATCATGATGTTCGCGGTCTTGCTCGTGGGACGCGGGGCCCACGCCCACAAGCCAAGCGACGCGAGGCTGACGCTCACCGGCGACGCACCGCGCATGGAGCTTCGCGTCGACGTCGCCCTGCGAGACCTCGACGCCATCTTCCACCTCGACAGCGACGGCGACCTCGCCATCACCTGGGCCGAGGTCCTCGCCAAGGAGGGTCTCATCCGGCGCTATGTGGAAGAGCGCGTCACCCTCCATCAAGGAGGCACCCCGTGTCGGCTCGAGGGGGCCGCGCCGCTCGGCACCGCGAGCCACACCGACGGCGCCTACGCGGCCTTGTCGTATTCGGTGACGTGCGCGTCGGCCGCGGCGGTCGCGGTTCGCTACGGACTCTTCTTCGATCGTGACGCGCTGCATCGCGGCCTGTTGCGCGCCAAGGCCAGCGACGCGCCGCTCATCTTCTCCGCCGACGCGCGCGAGCAGTCGCTGCCGTCGGCCGGCGGCGGCGATGATCGCGCGGGCTTCGCCTCGGCCGTTCGCGAGGGCGTGATCCACATCGCCATCGGCGCCGATCACCTGCTCTTCGTGCTCGCCCTCCTCCTCCCTGTGGCCCTTCGGCGCAAGGAGGGCCGTACCTTCGGGCAAGCGGCCCTCGACGTCGCCAAGCTCGTCACGGCCTTCACGCTGGCGCATTCGGTCACGCTAAGCCTCGCAGCCCTCGACTTCGTGAGGCTCCCGTCGCGGCTCGTCGAGACATCCATCGCCATCTCTGTGGCGCTGACGGCCCTCGACAACTTCCGCCGGGAGCCGAGCTCGCGGGAGCGGTGGCTCCTCGCCTTCTCGCTGGGGTTGCTCCACGGCTTTGGCTTCTCGTCGGTCTTGGCCGAGCTCGGCCTCGCTCCGCAGAGCCTCGCCAAGACGCTCGTGGGCTTCAACGTGGGCGTGGAGCTTGGCCAACTGGGGTTCGTCTTGGCGGTGTTCCCAATTCTGTACGCCGTGGGTCATCGGCCGCTCTTGGGCCGCCGGGTCTTGCCCGCGCTCTCGTTCGCCGTCGCTCTGGTGGGCGCGGCGTGGGCCATCGAACGAGGCTTTGAGGTGCGCATTCTGCCGAGTGTCGGCGGGTGA
- a CDS encoding response regulator: MTKAPTLGGEVPCGRAPGRVLIVDDNPDLVTTLEAVLAPHGVEVRTASRGDEAMAVARAHGFEVALVDVRLPDTSGTELIEPLREAGGGEVVLITGNATVDVALAALQKGAFAFVLKSFRPEELISTVRQAVTKVRLQKSREDLVRKYRALAELTDVVVVALDAEGRVVLFNRRASELAQIDANEARGRDFLESWIPEGDRERVSATLEAARSGRAMGEIEAAFVERAGLLPGRRIRWHFSPARSGETQDREVVFGFGIDVTEKRSLEKRAADAEAISAMGALALNLAHEIRNPLNAAVLQLHLLKRDIDKAGVDGERRDTMLRRIDVVESEVGRLSRLLTEFLELARPRQIGRDPVHVARLVDEVFELERGPAEARGIHLVKDLAEGTVVSGDAEKLKQVVLNVVVNGLEALRDGGELKGRVALLDGQVLIEISDTGPGIEPDVLGNIFDPFFTTKEAGTGLGLAIVRKIIDQHGGTVGVESERAKGTRVRVLLPAR, encoded by the coding sequence ATGACGAAGGCACCCACGTTGGGCGGCGAGGTCCCCTGCGGTCGCGCGCCGGGGCGCGTCCTCATCGTCGACGACAACCCGGATCTCGTGACGACGCTCGAGGCTGTGCTGGCGCCCCACGGCGTCGAGGTGAGAACGGCGTCGCGCGGCGACGAGGCGATGGCCGTGGCGCGCGCCCACGGCTTCGAGGTGGCGCTCGTCGACGTGCGCTTGCCGGACACCTCAGGCACCGAGCTTATCGAACCGCTTCGTGAAGCCGGCGGCGGCGAGGTCGTGCTCATCACCGGCAACGCCACCGTCGACGTGGCCCTTGCAGCTTTGCAGAAGGGCGCCTTCGCTTTCGTGCTCAAGTCGTTTCGGCCGGAGGAGCTCATCTCCACGGTGAGGCAGGCTGTCACCAAGGTGCGCCTCCAGAAGAGCCGCGAAGATCTCGTCCGCAAGTACCGCGCGCTCGCCGAGCTTACCGACGTGGTGGTCGTGGCGCTCGACGCGGAAGGCCGCGTCGTGCTCTTCAACCGCCGTGCGAGCGAGCTTGCTCAGATCGACGCCAACGAGGCGAGGGGACGCGACTTCCTCGAGTCGTGGATCCCCGAGGGCGATCGGGAGCGAGTCTCGGCCACGCTGGAGGCCGCTCGCAGCGGTAGGGCGATGGGCGAGATTGAGGCGGCCTTCGTCGAGCGAGCGGGGCTCCTGCCGGGGCGCCGCATTAGGTGGCACTTCTCACCGGCCCGCTCCGGCGAGACGCAAGACCGTGAGGTGGTGTTCGGCTTCGGCATCGACGTGACGGAGAAGCGCTCCCTCGAGAAGCGGGCGGCCGACGCCGAGGCCATCTCGGCCATGGGCGCGCTGGCCTTGAACCTCGCTCATGAGATTCGAAACCCGCTCAACGCGGCCGTGCTTCAGCTCCATCTCTTGAAGCGCGACATCGACAAGGCCGGCGTCGATGGCGAACGCCGCGACACCATGTTGCGACGCATCGACGTGGTCGAGTCAGAGGTCGGACGGTTGAGTCGCCTCCTGACTGAGTTCTTGGAGCTCGCCAGGCCACGGCAGATCGGTCGCGATCCGGTCCACGTGGCCCGCCTCGTTGACGAGGTCTTCGAGCTCGAGCGCGGCCCCGCGGAAGCGCGGGGGATTCACCTCGTCAAGGACCTCGCCGAGGGGACTGTCGTCTCGGGCGACGCCGAGAAGCTCAAGCAGGTCGTGCTCAACGTCGTCGTCAACGGCCTCGAGGCGCTCCGCGACGGCGGCGAGCTGAAGGGTCGTGTCGCGCTTCTGGATGGGCAGGTCCTCATCGAGATCAGCGATACAGGCCCCGGCATCGAGCCCGACGTGCTCGGCAACATCTTCGACCCGTTTTTCACGACCAAGGAGGCGGGCACCGGGCTTGGCCTCGCCATCGTGCGAAAGATCATCGACCAACACGGCGGCACCGTCGGCGTCGAGAGCGAGCGCGCGAAAGGGACGCGGGTGCGCGTTCTCTTGCCAGCGCGCTAG
- a CDS encoding dynamin family protein, with product MTQLDAAALARFYEKKATVQQNLDELASFASHIGARSIASKVKLELVAKLDEDRFHLVVVGEFNHGKTTFVNALAGGPFLPTGVTPTTATIHHLRWGTEPHASVVYADGKEEPIPFEAVRTFAVGGSGSSDRVDHLDIFVPAELLRERILLVDTPGVNDLSLQRADITYSYIPRADAVLFLLDAGQILKESERAFLEDKLLKASRDKIVFVVTKWDLLDAGEQKEALAYAKEQLARLVKTPVLFPVSAEAALDGRVAESGMPELTAHLSRFLAEERGRILLDNALGAGLSVVSLVERGMDARVRAASMRSEELDRRIDALTHDLAGQAATIEQRRLTIREEVASIKTGARKDLDRFVDEVILKLPAVIDDAKSEDLKDFLPAFLEDTFRRWAEAEAKEIGASLEALAEKTIALVKQDARDASTRVATTMGDTGQKTLDVKIDTFRYEVGIVTLFTAGVGTLFANALLGVLLLVAAPVLALIVRERVQAEYRKRVKEIAPELMRTAAGRMAPKLDSMVEDFAKHLDAWVVSASEELHREILEVLEGTREARRISTVDEETVRQGLTEDGTRLEALKKTLEGARSALWMPEGGAPAEPSADGVTMH from the coding sequence ATGACACAGCTCGACGCAGCGGCACTGGCGCGGTTTTACGAAAAGAAGGCCACGGTCCAGCAGAACCTCGACGAGCTCGCCAGCTTCGCGAGCCACATCGGGGCGCGCTCCATCGCGTCCAAGGTGAAGCTCGAGCTGGTCGCCAAGCTCGACGAAGATCGTTTTCACCTGGTCGTCGTCGGTGAGTTCAACCACGGCAAGACGACCTTCGTGAACGCCCTCGCCGGCGGACCGTTCCTACCGACGGGCGTCACGCCCACTACGGCTACGATTCACCACCTTCGGTGGGGTACCGAGCCCCACGCCTCGGTGGTCTACGCCGACGGCAAAGAAGAGCCGATCCCCTTCGAGGCGGTGCGCACCTTCGCCGTCGGCGGCAGCGGCTCGAGCGATCGCGTCGACCACCTGGACATCTTCGTGCCGGCGGAGTTGCTCCGCGAGCGCATCCTCCTCGTCGACACGCCAGGCGTGAACGACCTCTCGCTGCAACGCGCAGACATCACCTACAGCTACATTCCGCGCGCCGACGCGGTGCTCTTCCTGCTCGACGCGGGGCAAATCTTAAAGGAGAGCGAGCGCGCCTTCTTGGAGGACAAGCTCCTCAAGGCGTCGCGCGACAAGATCGTCTTCGTCGTCACGAAATGGGATCTGCTCGACGCCGGCGAACAGAAGGAGGCGCTCGCGTACGCGAAGGAGCAGCTAGCGCGCCTCGTCAAGACGCCGGTTCTGTTCCCCGTCAGCGCCGAGGCGGCGCTGGACGGGCGCGTCGCCGAGAGCGGCATGCCGGAGCTCACGGCGCATCTCTCGCGATTCCTCGCGGAGGAGCGGGGCCGCATCCTCCTCGACAACGCGCTCGGCGCCGGCCTTAGCGTCGTCTCGTTGGTGGAGCGAGGCATGGACGCCCGCGTCCGCGCCGCGTCGATGCGCTCGGAGGAGCTCGACCGACGCATCGATGCCCTTACGCATGATCTCGCGGGCCAGGCCGCCACCATCGAGCAACGACGCCTGACCATTCGTGAAGAAGTCGCGAGCATCAAGACCGGCGCCCGCAAAGACCTCGACCGCTTCGTCGACGAGGTGATCCTCAAGCTCCCGGCCGTCATCGACGACGCGAAGAGCGAAGACCTCAAGGACTTCCTCCCAGCGTTCCTCGAAGACACCTTTCGACGATGGGCGGAAGCGGAAGCGAAGGAGATCGGCGCTTCCCTCGAGGCGCTCGCCGAGAAGACCATCGCCCTCGTCAAGCAAGACGCGCGCGACGCCAGCACCCGCGTCGCGACGACCATGGGCGACACGGGGCAGAAGACCCTCGACGTGAAGATCGACACGTTCCGCTACGAGGTCGGCATCGTCACGCTCTTCACGGCAGGCGTGGGGACGCTCTTCGCCAACGCCCTGCTCGGCGTGCTCTTGCTCGTGGCCGCGCCCGTCTTGGCGCTCATCGTCCGCGAGCGCGTGCAGGCCGAGTACCGCAAGCGCGTCAAAGAGATCGCGCCCGAGCTCATGCGCACGGCGGCGGGACGCATGGCGCCCAAGCTCGACTCCATGGTGGAAGACTTCGCGAAGCACCTCGACGCGTGGGTCGTGTCGGCGAGCGAAGAGCTGCACCGCGAGATCCTCGAGGTCCTCGAGGGCACGCGCGAGGCGCGCCGCATCTCCACCGTTGACGAGGAGACGGTGCGTCAGGGTCTCACCGAGGACGGGACGCGCCTCGAGGCGCTCAAGAAGACCCTCGAAGGTGCCCGGAGCGCGCTCTGGATGCCCGAAGGCGGCGCCCCCGCCGAGCCGTCAGCCGACGGCGTCACGATGCATTGA
- a CDS encoding peroxiredoxin — MLKAGDKVPKFELDSDTGKALGPQSFPGKHVVVYFYPKDDTPGCTREAQAFTAHAKAFAKAGAVVLGVSKDSIAAHCKFRDKYKLAVPLLSDPDLKIHKAFGAYGEKVLYGKKTLGVIRSTFVVDPKGVVAKAYGSVKVDGHAEAVLAFVSGGDKAPAPAAKKAPAKAATKVAAKPAKKAVAKKSAAARAKK, encoded by the coding sequence ATGCTCAAGGCTGGCGACAAGGTACCGAAGTTCGAGCTCGACAGTGACACCGGCAAGGCGCTGGGGCCCCAGAGCTTCCCGGGGAAACACGTCGTCGTCTACTTCTACCCGAAAGACGACACACCCGGCTGCACCCGCGAGGCGCAAGCCTTCACGGCCCACGCCAAAGCCTTCGCCAAAGCCGGCGCCGTCGTCTTGGGTGTCTCCAAAGACAGCATCGCTGCACACTGCAAGTTTCGCGACAAATACAAGCTCGCCGTACCGCTCCTCTCCGATCCCGATCTCAAGATCCACAAGGCCTTCGGCGCGTACGGCGAGAAGGTCCTCTATGGGAAGAAGACGCTGGGCGTCATCCGCAGCACCTTCGTGGTGGACCCGAAGGGTGTCGTGGCAAAAGCATACGGAAGCGTGAAGGTCGACGGCCACGCCGAGGCGGTGCTCGCGTTCGTGAGCGGGGGCGACAAGGCTCCGGCTCCGGCTGCGAAGAAGGCGCCGGCGAAAGCCGCAACCAAGGTTGCCGCGAAGCCAGCCAAGAAGGCAGTGGCGAAGAAGAGCGCCGCCGCGCGGGCCAAGAAGTAG
- a CDS encoding tetratricopeptide repeat protein yields MATIFAAVLTLVVAGAVSERRSRADGAPRVPTDRAEVLERLPASLGRDRSELEARERAALEAPNDAAAIAAYVERAVVEARRTGDPRWLGRARAVMGPYWLAKAAPDKLVLLRATIKQSLHDFEGALADLDALTVTSPGDPQVWLTRATVLFVLARYDAARDSCARLAPLASPVIVTTCAATIDSVTGQAQKAYDALLPLATTAARDLLPWALSTLGEVALRRGDAAAAEKHFREALAKDAGDRYTRGALADLMLDANRPQEASALLTEHTDDDGLLLRLAIAETRSQSPSAEARRRSIYERHEAARGRGDAVHLREEARYFLDLTDDAARALELARRNFAVQKEPWDTRLVLEAALRARAPAAAADAIALVRSSRTEEPALRRLAAGLGAP; encoded by the coding sequence CCTCGAGCGCCTGCCGGCCTCGTTGGGCCGGGACCGTTCGGAGCTTGAGGCGCGCGAGCGGGCCGCCCTTGAAGCGCCAAACGATGCCGCGGCCATCGCCGCCTACGTGGAGCGGGCCGTCGTCGAGGCGCGACGCACCGGCGATCCGCGTTGGCTCGGTCGCGCGCGAGCGGTGATGGGCCCCTATTGGCTCGCGAAAGCCGCCCCCGACAAGCTGGTCTTGCTCCGCGCGACCATCAAGCAAAGCCTGCACGATTTCGAGGGCGCGCTGGCCGACCTCGACGCGCTGACGGTCACCTCCCCTGGCGATCCGCAGGTCTGGCTGACGCGCGCGACGGTGCTCTTCGTCCTCGCCCGCTACGACGCGGCGCGCGACAGCTGCGCCCGGCTTGCGCCGCTCGCCTCCCCGGTCATCGTCACGACGTGCGCGGCCACCATCGACAGTGTCACAGGTCAGGCGCAGAAGGCTTACGACGCGCTCCTGCCGCTGGCGACGACGGCCGCGCGGGACCTCTTGCCTTGGGCGCTCTCGACGCTCGGCGAGGTCGCCTTACGCCGCGGCGACGCGGCGGCGGCCGAGAAGCATTTCCGCGAGGCGTTGGCCAAGGACGCAGGCGATCGCTACACGCGAGGAGCGCTGGCGGATCTCATGCTCGACGCGAACCGCCCCCAAGAAGCGTCGGCCCTCCTCACGGAGCACACCGACGACGACGGCCTCCTCCTGCGTCTCGCCATCGCGGAGACGCGGAGCCAATCGCCCTCCGCCGAAGCGCGACGGCGGTCGATCTACGAGCGGCACGAGGCGGCGCGAGGGCGCGGCGACGCGGTCCACTTGCGCGAGGAGGCTCGGTACTTCCTCGACCTCACGGACGACGCCGCGCGCGCCCTTGAGCTCGCGCGGCGCAACTTCGCCGTACAGAAAGAGCCGTGGGATACGCGCCTCGTCCTCGAGGCGGCGCTCCGAGCGCGCGCGCCCGCGGCCGCCGCCGACGCCATCGCGCTCGTTCGCTCGAGCCGCACCGAGGAGCCCGCGCTCCGTCGCCTCGCGGCGGGGCTCGGTGCGCCATGA
- the thiL gene encoding thiamine-phosphate kinase has product MSEAARIELLRQLFASMPGPAPRVGIGDDAAVLSPLGSASLVASVDEQIEGTHFRRAWLGAADIGYRSMMAALSDLAAMGATPLAALAALALPDDIDDAFLAGLAQGQREAAASVMCPIVGGNLARGPCLAVTTTVLGTAATPIGRNGARSGDGLYVAGALGLAAAGLQAFLRGDASGATAAARAAWARPVARIADGLSVRDTATAAIDVSDGVAKDLGAVATASGCVAELEEVALREHLAATGADAAASALSLDALALALFGGEDYALLVASPTALEGFTRIGRFGDRGHEVVLKQADGTTRALRGGFDHFAMHVPTKSK; this is encoded by the coding sequence GTGAGCGAAGCGGCGCGCATTGAGCTCTTGCGGCAACTCTTCGCGTCGATGCCCGGCCCCGCGCCCCGCGTGGGCATCGGCGACGACGCCGCGGTCCTCTCGCCGCTTGGCTCCGCTTCGCTGGTCGCGTCGGTCGACGAGCAGATCGAAGGCACGCACTTCCGGAGAGCCTGGCTCGGCGCCGCGGACATCGGCTACCGCTCCATGATGGCGGCCTTGAGCGACTTGGCGGCCATGGGCGCAACCCCGCTCGCGGCGCTCGCGGCGCTGGCGCTTCCCGACGACATCGACGACGCGTTTCTGGCGGGGCTTGCCCAAGGCCAGCGCGAGGCGGCGGCGAGCGTCATGTGCCCCATCGTCGGTGGCAACCTGGCGCGCGGGCCGTGCCTCGCGGTGACGACGACGGTTCTTGGCACCGCTGCGACGCCGATAGGGCGCAACGGGGCTCGCTCTGGCGATGGCCTCTACGTCGCGGGGGCCTTGGGACTCGCGGCGGCGGGTCTCCAAGCGTTTCTGCGTGGCGACGCCAGCGGGGCCACGGCAGCGGCCCGCGCCGCGTGGGCACGGCCCGTCGCGCGCATTGCCGACGGCCTCTCCGTTCGCGACACCGCGACGGCTGCCATTGATGTCTCCGACGGCGTCGCAAAAGATCTCGGCGCCGTGGCCACCGCGAGCGGTTGCGTCGCCGAGCTCGAAGAAGTGGCGCTGCGTGAACACCTGGCGGCGACCGGGGCGGACGCCGCCGCGAGCGCGTTATCGCTCGACGCGCTCGCCTTGGCTCTCTTTGGCGGCGAGGACTATGCGCTTCTCGTCGCGAGCCCCACGGCGCTCGAGGGCTTCACCCGGATCGGTCGATTCGGGGACCGTGGCCACGAGGTCGTGCTGAAGCAAGCCGACGGAACCACTCGCGCTTTGCGTGGGGGCTTCGACCACTTCGCCATGCACGTGCCCACGAAATCGAAGTAG
- a CDS encoding DUF2236 domain-containing protein, with the protein MSLPARAERLDDARRRFGDRVDRLGAFFAKCDPLADACVDAFAALPKGQSQPLVERALAGGHEAVKRDCAPLAELMEAVEHVPPWVDWEALDRGGELLLRTGPLGALVLAFRSLVLAYAAPGGNKPLVLSGRLTEQAARRLAETGRFVHATCVHGGLRRHADGFRITVKVRLMHAQMRRLARRSGQWRPELWGEPINQHDMLGTLLVFSIALLDGLRLVGFRVTDDEADAYVQLWRYSGYLLGLDPELSPTSEREARRFADTMSAMQGPPDDDARALVAALFGPGLGPTHSRAEELARAAYRRFAMGLSRGLVGDAVADGVGLPDDRFRHAIDALRPGVRAAERVRLASPLAHRAYVNAGNARWRRVVETGLGAERPEFQVSTLRGSTPR; encoded by the coding sequence ATGTCCCTCCCCGCCCGCGCCGAACGCCTCGACGACGCCAGGCGCCGCTTCGGCGATCGCGTCGACCGACTCGGCGCGTTCTTCGCGAAGTGCGACCCGCTCGCGGACGCTTGCGTCGACGCCTTCGCCGCGCTCCCAAAGGGCCAGAGCCAGCCCCTCGTGGAGCGCGCGCTTGCGGGCGGTCACGAGGCCGTGAAACGCGACTGCGCGCCGCTTGCGGAGCTGATGGAGGCGGTCGAACACGTTCCACCTTGGGTCGATTGGGAAGCGTTAGACCGGGGCGGTGAGCTCTTGTTGCGAACCGGCCCCCTGGGCGCGCTCGTCCTCGCCTTTCGCTCCCTCGTGCTCGCGTATGCAGCGCCCGGTGGCAACAAGCCGCTCGTGCTGTCAGGACGCCTGACCGAGCAGGCCGCGCGACGTCTCGCCGAAACGGGTCGCTTCGTTCACGCGACCTGCGTTCACGGCGGCCTAAGGCGCCATGCCGACGGCTTCCGCATCACCGTGAAGGTCCGCTTGATGCACGCGCAGATGCGCCGCCTCGCGAGGCGCAGCGGCCAGTGGCGACCGGAGCTCTGGGGCGAGCCGATCAATCAGCACGACATGCTGGGGACGCTGCTCGTGTTCTCGATCGCGTTGCTCGATGGCCTACGGCTCGTGGGCTTCCGCGTCACCGACGATGAGGCTGACGCCTACGTGCAGCTATGGCGTTACTCGGGCTACCTCTTGGGGCTCGACCCGGAGCTGTCGCCCACGTCGGAGCGTGAGGCACGGCGCTTCGCAGACACCATGTCCGCCATGCAGGGCCCGCCCGACGACGACGCGCGCGCGCTCGTGGCAGCGCTCTTCGGCCCCGGCTTGGGTCCGACGCACAGCCGCGCTGAAGAGCTCGCTCGAGCTGCCTACCGACGCTTCGCCATGGGCCTGTCGCGTGGGCTCGTCGGCGACGCGGTCGCCGACGGCGTCGGCCTGCCCGACGACCGCTTCCGCCACGCCATCGACGCCTTGCGGCCCGGCGTCAGGGCGGCCGAGCGCGTGCGCCTCGCGTCACCGCTGGCGCATCGCGCGTACGTGAACGCGGGCAACGCACGGTGGCGCCGCGTCGTCGAGACGGGCCTCGGCGCCGAGAGGCCCGAGTTCCAAGTCTCCACGTTGCGCGGCTCGACTCCGCGCTGA